The region AATTGAGAGCCATGGACGGTATGATATCGATCTTATTATCCTTTCTTACAAATAGAGGTATGATATCGTTATCTGTCTTAGTAATTTCTATAAGTCCTTTAAAATGATCTTGAGACCTGATTGTGATCTCATGAATTTTACCGTGATAGCGTGCCACCTCCATCATGTTTACATAATCGTCTGTCGCAGAAAACAACCCAGCATCAGAGTTTTTATTAGGGTTATTGATCTCGTTAGAATGTACTAATCTGTACGCTCCATTTTCACCAAAACGGTCGCTGAAACGTTCAAGAGCGTAGTCATTAATTTGTGAATTACCGGTAAGCGCTAACAAAAACCCAATGTTGTTAAATTCAATATCGTCTGATATGGAGTCTGAATAAATGTCGGCGGTTATAGCATCCAGTCCTTGTTCCTTTGCAACACGTATATTGCTTGCATTGGTATCTACTAAAACGACACTGCGGCCATGATCCTTTAGGTAGGAAGCAATAATTCTAGAGAATTTTGAGGCCCCTACGATCATGATCCCGTTAGATTTCTTAAGGAATACACCTACCATTTTTGCAAACAGTCGCGCGGTGGTAGCATTGAGCAATACCGTACCGAGGACGATCATAAAAACGAGTGGTGTGATGTATTCTGCTCCTTGAACTCCCTGAGCGACTAATTTAGATCCGAATAATGAGGCGATACCAGCAGCAACAATACCACGAGGTCCTACCCAAGAAATAAATAGTTTTTCATTTAATTTCAAACCGCTATGGGTTGAACTAGCAAACACACCAAGGGGCCTAATGACAAAGGCTATGATCGCAAATAGAACTGCGGTTTCCCATCGGTAGATCAAGTAAAGGTCTTCCATGTTGATGTTTGCAGATAGCAATATGAAGAGAATAGAGATCAACAGTACACTCAGAGATTCTTTAAAGTAAAGCAATTCTTTAAGGTTGGGTAAATTCATATTACCCATTACCATTCCCATGACTACTACGGCCAGTAATCCAGATTCATGTGCAAAAGAATCGCTTAGCACAAAAACGCCAAGCACTGTTGCAAGAGTAAAAACATTTAACAAATAATGAGGGATGAGCTTCTTTTTAATAGAGAAGACCAAGGCATGTGCAAAAGAAAAACCAAAGGTAAACCCGAATAAAACAATCTTACCAAATTCTTCTAAAGCAACTAAAGTGAATTCTCCACCAGCGCCCGCACTAATAAATTCAAAAACCAATACAGCAAATAAGGCCCCTATAGGGTCTATAAGAATCCCTTCCCATTTCAATATAGAACTCAAGTCTTTTTTAAGAGGAATATTTCTTAGAATAGGAGTAATTACGGTAGGTCCTGTTACAATGATAAGAGCAGAGAAAAGCAGAGAGATCTTCCAGCTCAATCCAAAAATATAATGAGCCGCCACGCCACCACCTGTAAAAGTGATAAGTACAGCGATGGATATTAATTTACCGATTACAGGTCCTGTATTTAGTATTTCGGTACGTTTTAGGGTGAGTCCGCCTTCAAATAAGATGATGCTTATCGCCAGGGATACAAAATAAAATAAACTGTCTCCAGGGAACAGGCCTTTTTCTCCATTCCATATGGGCTCTATAATCTTAGCGTCCATATATAATGTAGCGATAGGTCCTACCAGTAGACCTATAATAATAAGTGGTAAAATAGCCGGGATTTTAAACCTCCATGCCACCCATTGTGCCAGTATTCCTAATATGATAATTCCTGCTAACTCTAGCATGTTTTAAATTTTGAGGAAAATTACGACCTTTTTTACAGGTTTTATAATTGTTCCGCTTTCGCGAAAGCGAAATACGCAATAATTAAGCCTATATTTATGATTTTTAACAAATATTAAGTGTTGACTGATCCCTCATTTAAAAATATAGCGATAGGAATCGCATTTTCCCCTACCTTAGAAGCAAACGTAAGTGAAGCCGCTAGACTAAGCTGTATGTTGGGAGCAAAATTATTACTTATTCACGTAGGTAAAGGAAGCCCAGAAAAAATTCAGATCATTGATCAATTTATAGGAAATTGCAATCAATCGCAATTATCTTACGAGCTCGTTTTTAAAGAAGGAGAGCCGGTCGATGTTATTTTAGAAGCGGTTCAAGAATATCATATAGACTTACTTTTATTAGGAGCATTAAAAAAGGAAAAATTTGTAAAGTTTTACCTAGGTTCTATCGCTCGTAAAATTACAAGAAAAGCTACTTGTTCAGTACTTTTAATTACCAATCCCAGTGTGGTTAGAAAACCATGCAAGCACGTAGTAGTTAACAGTCTAAAAGATACGCATACCGAGCGCACCATAGGAACTGCTTTTTATGTAGCCCACAGTCTGGGCAGCAACCAACTCACTATTGTAGAAGAAATAGAAGACCAAAAAATATCTATTAAAATTGATGATGATCAAAGTTTGCGCAAAGCAAACCTGCTTAAAGAAAAATTAAAAAGGCAAGAGGAATCAAGAGTGCGTGGGATTTTAAGTCATATTCCTGAAGAACAAAAGGAGGGGATGTTTATAGAAACACAAGCTATTTTTGGAAAACGAGGTTATTCAATAGGTCATTACGCACAAATAGTACGTGCCGACCTTCTTGTTATGAACGGCCCTAAGAAATATACTTTTTTAAGCAGATTTTTTCCACACGATCTAGAATATATTTTAAAAGAATTACCTACAGATGTACTCATAGTAAGATGACGAAGAAGAAAACAGACATTAAAGGATTTTTTAAGTCATTGCCCAAAAACATTTTTAGTGGTTTTGTTGTAAGTCTTATAGCATTACCTTTAGGGTTAGGGCTTGCTATGGCTAGTGATGCACCACCTATTTCTGGTGTCATTGCAGCAGTGGTAGGCGGTGTTTTAGTTTCTATTTTAGGAGGCAGCCATGTCACTATTTCTGGACCTGGGAACGGGCTGGTAGGAGTTATATTAGTTGCTGTGGCGACCTTGGGGTTGAATGGAACCTATGCAGCAATCATATGTTCTGGAATATTGCTTACCATTTTAGGATTTTTAAGAATGGGTAAATTGGCAGATTTCTTTCCGTCCAGCGCTATTCAAGGAATGCTTGCTGCAATAGGCCTTATTATTCTGGGCAAACAGTTCCATATTATGATGGGCAATCAAATAAAGTTAGACGGCAGCGTGGATTATTTACTCGCTATTCCTTCTACTGTAATAGGTGCTTTTTCTTATGATCACTCCGGTTTTACTTATGCAGCAATCGCCGGTATTCTAGCATTAGGTATTATGGTTTTTTATCCTAAAATACGCAACAAATACTTTCACCTTATTCCAGCACCCATGTGGATCGTACTGATCTCTATAGGATTCAGCTATTTTTATGAATTGGTATTGCAGCAGCCGCACCCTGTAGACCCTGCTTATATGATCGCCGATATTCCTACTGGAGCTCAAATCATTTCTGATATTCCCATTCCAAATTTTGATCTGTTGGGATCTTTTAGCTTTTGGGGAAGTGTTCTTGCAATTACCTTGATCGCCAGTATAGAGTCTTTATTAAGTATCAAAGCGGTCGATCAATTAGACCCTGAAAAAAGACGATCTAATGTCAATAGAGACTTAAAAGCATTAGGTCTCGCTACTATAGGAAGCGGATTTTTAGGAGGTCTTAATGTAGTTACGGTAATTGCACGCAGTTCAGTAAATGTAAATAATGGTGGTAGCAATCGCTCTTCTAACTTTGCACATGCTACGTTTTTGGTGATTTTTATATTGCTGTTTAGTACGCAGCTCACTCGTATTCCATTGCCGGCATTGATGGCCATATTGGTTTATACCGGTTATAAACTGGCCTCACCAAGAAATATAGCTAAGATTTTTAGGATAGGTAAGGAGCAGCTCCTTATTTTTTCCACAACTTTACTGGTGACCCTATTTGTAGGTTTGATTTCAGGGATTTTGGCAGGTGTGTTGATGACATTTGTTATTCATGTGATTATTAATAAAGACTTGGAGCTTTTTATCAAAAACTGGAGCAAGCCTAATGTGTTGATGTTGAAAGAAAAGCGAGGGGATCAACATTATTATATCAACGTAAAACACTATTGTACATTTTTAAACTTTTACAAACTCAAAGAAAAATTAAATGCCATTCCAGAGACTGAAGACGTGGTTGTAGACCTTTCTCTCTGTGAATTTGTTGACCATACCGTAATGGAAAATTTGAGTGCTTATCAAGATGTCTTTCACAAACGAGGTGGGCACCTGGAATTGATAGGATTAGATCTTCACGGTACAGAATCAGGACATCCTTTTGCTTTAAGGAGGTTGATTCCTGGAATTCCATTCCTAACGGATAACCTAACTAAAAGGCAGACCACGCTTCAAGAGATTGCTGATAATTACAGTCTGAATTATGAGGCTGACGTAAAAGAAGATACAGAGGTGCTGGATGATTTTAGATACTTCAGAACCAAGCGTATTGAAAAAATATACAACAGGCTATTCAATAAAGATGCTTCTTTTTCAGTTTTTGATATACATTACTCTGAAGGGGAATTTATTGCCAAAGAAGACGTGCGTACCACTATGCTTCATATAAAATTTGATCATCAGATTCCAGAATTCACCTTAGATAGTGAAGGCTTTCTCGAGCGCGTTTATGCTATTGCCGGTTACAACGATATCCCAATAGATAATCATTCTGATTTTTCTAAGCGCTTCTATTTGTTAGGTGATGAACCCAAATTAGTTCAAGACTATTTTACTGATGATCTGGTACGATTCTTTGAAAGCAACACCTATTACCATGTAGAGTCTGATGGTATTTCTTTACTGGTATTTAAATCCCAACGAACCGCTGGAGTGAAGGAAATCAAACAGCTGCTAGACTTTGGTACAAGACTCTCTAAAATTGTGGTTAAAGAAGAAGCCCAGCAAGCTTAACGTCCTCATTTAAATAGGTATTAATCTCTAATGCCTTTGCGTTTATTAGAGTTGATTTTGTATTTTGCATGACCTATGAAAATACACGCTATTGAATCCGGTAATTTTAAGTTGGACGGCGGTGCCATGTTTGGCGTAGTGCCTAAAACTTTATGGACCCGTACAAATCCAGCAGACGCAAACAACATGATTGATATGGCAGCACGATGCCTTCTTATCGAGAATGGAGACCGATTGACACTTATAGACACCGGCATGGGAAATAAGCAGTCAGAGAAGTTTTTTGGCTACTATTATATGGACCATAGATTTGATCTGGACAGCTCACTAAAGGAAAAGGGTTTTTCCAGGAATGATATTACAGACGTATTTTTGACGCACTTGCATTTTGATCATTGTGGAGGCGTGATTAAGAAAAGTAGTACAGGAGATTTTTTAGAGCCCGCTTTCGCGAAAGCGATATGCCACACCAACTCCAGTCACTGGAACTGGGCCGCAGAGCCCAACGACAGGGAGAAGGCTAGTTTTTTAACAGAAAATATAAAGCCTATAGAAGAAAATGGACAGTTGAACTTTATTTCTCAAAAAGGAACTTATGAGAAAAAAAACGAAATGGACTTTGATATTCTATTTGTAGACGGTCATACAGAAAAAATGATGATTCCTCATATTCATATGGGAGAAAAGACATTTGTGTTTATGGCAGATTTACTGCCTACAGTAGGACACTTGCCATTACCTTATGTGATGGGTTACGATACCAGACCTTTACTGACACTAGGAGAAAAAGAAAAATTTCTTAATGAGGCGGCAACAAAAGGTTATTACCTGATACTGGAGCATGACCCTTTTAACGAAATCATCACGGTAAAACACACCGATAAAGGGGTGAGACTAGATCAAACCTTTACTTTTAAAGACTTATTTTAAAAATTAAATTAATAATAAATAACAAATGAAGTATTCAATTTTTAAATCGACTTTGTTAACCATTGCAGCAGCAGGTTTATTAGCTAGCTGTGGTAGTGGTGGAGCAATAGTCTCGCCGCCTATAGGAAATATAGACAGCACACCATTAAAAACGCAAGCACTTACTGAAGAGCAGGCAAGAAACTGGAAAGACTATGATCTTGTAACAGATACCATTCCTGGAATGAGTATCAATAAAGCTTACACAGAACTGCTCAATGGTAAAAAAGGTAAAACCGTCGTGGTAGCCGTAATTGACTCTGGTATTGATATAGAGCACGAAGATCTGGATGGAGTGATCTGGACCAATACGGATGAAATCCCTAATAACGGGAAGGATGACGATAACAATGGTTATATCGATGATGTTCACGGATGGAACTTTCTAGGAGATATCGTTGATGAAAACTTGGAATACGAGCGTATCGTAAGAGATAAAGCTATGCTGCCTGCAGACATCGTTGCCAAAGCTCAAAAAGAATACGATGCTAAGGTAGAAGCGGCTCAACAAGAGAAAGCATTCTATGAGCAGCAAATTGCAGCGGTAGAAGGGTTTGACTCTAAACTAGAAGCAGCTACTGGGAAAAATGAGTATACCTTAGAAGATGTAAATGCAGTTGAAACTGGAGAGGATGAAGAGCTAGTGCAAGCTAAAGGAATTGCACAAAGAGTTTTTCCTCAATACGAGAATTTTAAAAACTTAAAAGACTTATTACAAGGTGAAGTGGATGGGCTTACAGCTCTTCTTAATGGGGATAAGTTAAAGACCAACTACCGTAAAGACCTCCTCAATGATGATCCTTATGTATGGGATACCCCAGTATACGGGAATAATGAATATTCTGGTCCAGATCCAGAAAAGGCAGATGCGTTTCACGGGACACACGTGGCAGGAATTATCGCTGCAGAGCGGGATAACGGCCTAGGGGTGAATGGTGTTGCAAATCATGTAGAAATCATGGTATTAAGAGCTGTTTCTCAAGCAGATGAATACGACAAAGATATCGCTAAAGCCATACGTTATGCTGCAGATAATGGAGCAAAAGTAATTAACGGAAGTTTTGGAAAATACCACTCTACAAATGCACAATGGGTTTGGGAGGCTATCAAATATGCCGAATCTAAAGATGTACTTTTTGTAAATGCAGCTGGTAATGAAGGAATTGACACAGATTTTACTCAAGTATATCCACAAGATCAAGTTCTTGCTGGTGCAGAGATTTCTGACAATTTTTTAACCGTTGGAGCATTGAATTTTGAATATGGCTCTGGTTTAGTTGCAAATTTTTCTAATTACGGTAAAAGTAGTGTGGATGTATTTGCTCCTGGAGTAGCTATTTATTCCACAGCTCCTAATAATGAATACCGCAATGCAGGTGGTACTTCTATGGCTTCTCCGGCTGTAGCAGGGGTAGCTGCAGTTATTAGATCTCAATATCCCAAACTTACTGCTTCACAAGTAAAGCATGTAATTATGGACAGTGGCTTAACAACTAGTGCTAGAGTAGTCTTAGGTGGTGATGCAGAAGATACCAAAGCATTTGGTGAAACAACAGTTTCTGGTAAGATGGTCAATCTTTATAATGCATTAATTATCGCTTCTAGAATATAGTATATCAGAATCTTTGAAAGTAGGATATAGCGGTCTGTTTTAATTTTAAAACAGACCGCTATATTTTGATTAAAGAGGTCTTTTTTTTTAAAGAAAAACTAAAACTGATGTTTTTACGTTTAATACAGCAGGACGTATCAGTTTCTGTATGTTTGAGCAGGCTGTGTTTAGTGATAAAGGTTCACTTAATTCTATTCGTCGATTTTAATTACCCTTTAATAAATTAAAAACATCGACGAAATACAGTAAATAATAATAAAATGAATAGATGACATATCTTTTTTGCCGGAGTTCTTTTTAATTTCTACTTTCGCAACTGCATAATGATGAACATGATTTTAACAAATTTTAACTTTTTTTGCTTGATGTTGCTGCAGCGGGTTCCACCGACTCCTAATGCAACTGGAAAAATGGGTCCTACTCCGCCTGGAGATGTAGTGCCTTTAGATACTAATGTTTGGATATTATTGATCATAGCTATTCTTATGATCTTTTATGTAACAGTACCTAGATTAAAGAAAACAGTTTAAAGACTCATTAGTCTTTTTACATACTTTCCTATTACGTCAAATTCTAGATTCACTTGATCGCCTTTTGATAAGGTTTTGAACCCTGTGTGCTCATAGGTGTATGGAATGATAGCAACAGAAAAGGAATCGAGTTTTGAACCGACTACAGTAAGGCTTACTCCATTAATACAAATGCTTCCCTTCTCAATGGTTACGTTGTTTAACTTTGAATCGTATTCAAAACTAAACACCCAGGAACCGTCCTTATTGATCACTTCTGTGCAGGTAGCCGTTTGATCTACGTGTCCTTGAACAATGTGTCCGTCTAATCGGGCATTCATTTTCATAGCGCGCTCTATGTTTACTATATCACCTTCTTGTAGATCGCTTATATTAGTTTTATTTAAAGTTTCCTCAATCGCTGTTACCGTATATTGATTTCCATCAATGGAAACAACGGTAAGACAGACCCCATTATGAGCAACGCTCTGATCAATTTTTAATTCTGAAGTTAAGTCACAAAGCAAACTCAGATGTAAATTAGTGCCCTCTTTTTTAAGCTGGACAACTTTTGCGGCACTCTCAATGATTCCTGTAAACATAACTGGCTAAAAAACTTTACTTTTATACTTTCAAAAATAAGGCATAAATAGCGCATTACATGAATAAGGAAGAGAATATCAAAGTAGGTATTACGATAGGGGATCCTAATGGAGTAGGTGGAGAGATAATACTAAAGGCATTTGAGGATCCTAGAATGTTAGAAATGTATACTCCAGTAGTTTTTGCAAGTACAAAACTACTCTCCTTCTATGCAAAAACATTTGATTTGAAAACTAAAATACACGGTATTACCTCATTAGACGAGGTAGTTCCAGGGAAGTTTAATGTATTGCGATTAATAAAGGAGCCATTTACAGTACAATGGGGAGAGGTGAGTACAGAAGCAGGAAAGCTAGCTATAAGAAGTTTAGAAGCTGCCACTGCTGCTCTTAAAGAGAATAAAATAGACGTATTAGTTACGGCGCCTATCAATAAAGAATCAATTCACTCAGAAGACTTCACATTTCCAGGCCATACCGATTATTTAAATCAAGAATTGGAAGGAGAAAGCTTAATGTTTATGGTTTCTGATGAATTGCGAGTAGGTTTGCTTACAGATCATGTACCTGTAAAAGATGTCCCTTCCACTATTAATGAAAAATTAATTAAGACCAAGATAGGAACGATTAAAGAGTCTCTAAAAAAGGATTTTGGAATTAGTAAGCCTAGAATAGCTGTTTTAGGAATTAATCCTCACGTAGGAGATAATGGTGTTATAGGAACAGAAGATCAGGATACACTTATTCCTGCTTTAGAGCAATTACGAGAAGACGGGAATATTATTTTTGGCCCCTATGCAGCAGATTCCTTCTTCGGAAATAAAAAATACAAAGAATTTGATGCTGTTTTAGCAAGTTATCACGATCAAGGATTGATCCCGTTTAAAACCATAGCCTTCGGTCATGGGGTTAATTATACAGCGGGACTTAGTCATGTAAGAACCAGTCCTGATCATGGGACAGGCTTTGATATCGCTGGAAAGGGAACTGCAAATCCAGAATCATTTGTCGCTGCAATTGATGCAGCAATCGTGATATATTTAAAGCGTAAAGAGTATGATATCTTGAATGAAAACCCGTTGAAAAAACTTTCTCGCAAACGAAGGTGATATTAACACTAGGTTTTTAATAACTTTTATTATCTTTGCCCGCTCTTTGAAAGAGTAGTATTATGGAACTCAAGGCTTTTATTTTATCCTTTGCCGGATTAAAGCAAGGGAAGCACCAGTTTAAGTACGAGGTCGATAACACGTTTTTTGAAAATTTTGGATTTGAAGAGTTTAATAGTTCATCACTAGTAATTGATGCAGAGCTGGATAAAAGAAATACCATTATGGATCTTTTTTTAAAAGCTACTGGGTCAGTTAATTTAAATTGTGATGTTACTAATGAGCCATTTGATCTAGACATAGATGCTTCTATGGATTTGGTCATCAAATTTGGAGATATTTTTAATGACGATAATGAAGATTTATTGATCCTTTCACATGGAGACTATGAATTCAATATCGCTCAGTATGTGTATGAAATGCTAGTGCTTTCCATACCTCAAAAAAGAGTTCATCCAGGTGTTGAAGACGGTTCTTTAGATTCAGACGTTTTAGATAAATTGGAGGAATTAAGAGTTTCAATGCCAGAAGAAAAAAGTAACAGTAACGATATAGATCCCAGATGGGACGCATTAAAGAAATTAAAAACGGATAATAATTTATAGCCATGGCGCATCCTAAGAGAAAAATCTCGAAAACGAGAAGAGACAAAAGAAGAACTCACTACAAAGCTACAGTTCCACAAATTGCTACAGATTCAACAACTGGTGAAGCTCACCTTTATCACAGAGCGCACTGGCATGAAGGAAAACTGTATTACAGAGGTAATGTAGTTATAGACAAAACTGAAGTAGCGGAGGCTTAATTCACAATTAATTATTTCGTAGAAAACAATTGCTTTCTATATGAAATCAAAAAAAATGACACGTTTTTATTAAAAATGTGTCATTTTTTCTGGTTTCTAGAGCTTTTTTATTAGCTTTCCACGCGCTAATTAAATCATTAGAATCCCCAGTATGAGTAATATTAAAGCGGCGATAACGGCAGTAGGTGCCTATGCTCCAGAGTATAGACTTACAAATGCCATTTTAGAAACCATGGTCGACACCAACGACGAATGGATCACTTCTCGTACCGGAATTAAAGAACGCCGTATCCTTAAGGATAAGGATAAAGGAACATCTTATCTCGCTATTCAAGCAGCACAAGACCTTATTAAGAGCGCAAATCTAGATGTCTCTACTATAGATTTAGTTCTCGTGGCAACGGTAACACCAGACATGCCAGTCGCTTCTACAGCAGCTTTTGTTGCATCAGAAATAGGTGCTGTAAATGCATTCTCTTATGATTTAATGGCAGCATGCTCAGGCTTTCTATACGGTATGAGTACCGCTAGCAGTTACATAGAATCTGGTCGTTATAAAAAAGTATTGCTGATTGGGGCAGATAAAATGTCCTCCATTATAAATTACGAAGACCGCGAGACTTGTATCATTTTTGGAGATGCCGGTGGCGCAGTTCTTTTTGAACCTAATTTAGAACCTTATGGATTTGAGGATGAAGTCCTGCGCAGTGATGCCATAGGACGTAATTTTCTCAAAATAGATGCTGGAGGATCTTTGTTGCCAGCCTCTCATGAAACGGTAGATAAGAAACAACATTACGTTTTTCAGGATGGGAAAAACGTTTTTAAATATGCAGTGTCAAAAATGGCCGACGTTTCAGAGGAAATCGTGGAGCGCAACAATCTTACCAATGAAGACATTAACTGGCTGGTGCCGCATCAAGCAAACAAACGCATCATAGATGCAACTGCAAGAAGAATAAATCTTTCAGCAGAGAAGGTGATGATGAATATTCATAAATATGGAAATACCACCAGTGCCACTTTGCCACTATTATTAAAAGAGTACGAGACTCAGTTAAAAAAGGGAGATCGCTTAGTATTTGCCGCCTTTGGTGGTGGTTTTACTTGGGGGTCTATTTTATTAACTTGGGCTTACGATAGTTAAACTTAATAACCACACTATTTATGGACATTAAAGAAATACAGAACCTAATCAAATTTGTTGCTAAATCTGGAGCAAGTGAGGTAAAATTAGAAATGGATGATATAAAAATCACCATCAGAACAGGAAGTGATGCAGATGTTACTTACGTATCCCAGGCACCTCCTATGCAAATGGCTCCAGTTCAACAAGCAGCTCATGCGCCAGTTGCTAGTGAGACTCCAGCAGCGACAGCAGCTCCGGCAGCAGAAAGTATTGATAAATACGTTACTGTAAAGTCTCCTATAATTGGAACCTTTTACAGGAAATCTTCTCCAGATAAGCCTTCTTTTGTCGAGGTAGGAGATAGTATTAAAGAAGGTGATACCTTATGTATTATCGAGGCGATGAAACTTTTCAACGAGATTGAAAGTGAAGTTTCGGGTACTATTGTAAAAGTGCTTATTGATGATTCTTCTCCGGTAGAATTTGATCAGCCATTATTTTTAGTAGATCCTTCTTAATAGGAGAAGAATTTTTTATGTCTTAGTGTTGGTTTTGCCGCTACTTTCTTACCGCTTTCGCGAAAGTGAAACAAAAAAAGAAGTTGGTGCTGAATTTAATTCAGTGCGAAAGTGAGCTAACCAGCCCTTATCTAAAAAGAAACATGATGTTTAAAAAAATATTAATAGCAAATCGTGGTGAGATAGCCCTTAGGGTTATACGAACTTGCAAGGAAATGGGAATTAAAACAGTAGCGGTATACTCTACTGCTGATGCCGAAAGCCTTCACGTAAAATTTGCTGATGAAGCAGTTTGTATAGGTCCACCACCTAGTAATCTATCGTACTTAAAAATGTCTAACATTATTAGTGCAGCAGAGATTACAAATGCAGACGCCATTCACCCTGGATATGGATTTCTTTCTGAAAACGCAGATTTTTCTCGTATTTGTGAAGAACACCAAATCAAGTTTATAGGCGCTAGTGCTGAGATGATCTCCAAAATGGGAGATAAAGCTACAGCAAAGAAAACTATGAAAGAAGCAGGTGTACCTTGCGTTCCAGGATCTGAAGGAATTATTGCAGATTTTGAGGAATGTATTAAAACTGCAAAAGAAACCGGTTATCCGGTAATGCTTAAAGCTACTGCTGGTGGTGGTGGTAAAGGAATGCGTGCTGTGTGGAAAGAAGAAAATCTTCAGGACGCATGGGATAGCGCCCGTTATGAGTCTAAAGCAGCCTTCGGTAATGATGATATGTATATGGAGAAACTCATTGAAGAGCCACGCCATATAGAAATCCAGATCGTAGGCGATAGCTATGGAACAGCATGCCATTTAAGTGAGCGTGATTGTTCTGTACAAAGACGTCACCAAAAGCTTACGGAAGAAGTGCCTTCTCCATTTATGACCAAAAAATTACGTAAGGAAATGGGTGAAGCTGCGGTAAAAGCAGCAGAATACATTGCTTATGAAGGAGCTGGGACAGTAGAATTTCTTGTAGATAAGCACCGTAATTTCTACTTTATGGAAATGAACACTCGTATACAAGTAGAGCACCCTATTACAGAGCAGGTCATTGACTTTGATCTTATTAGAGAGCAAATTTTAGTTGCTGCGGGAGTGAAAATTTCAGGGAAGAACTATGAACCTTCATTACACTCTATTGAGTGCAGAATAAATGCAGAAGATCCTTATCACGATTTCCGTCCTTCTCCAGGGAAGATTACTACATTACACGCACCTGGTGGTCACGGTGTTCGATTAGACACTCATGTATACGCTGGATATTCCATCCCGCCTAATTATGACTCGATGATTGCAAAGTTGATTACGACTGCAAGAACACGTCAAGAGGCGATTGATAAGATGAAACGCGCACTAGATGAGTTTGTCATAGAGGGAATTAAAACTACGATTCCTTTTCACAGACAGCTTATGGATGAGCCAGATTATGTAGCTGGGAA is a window of Nonlabens sp. MB-3u-79 DNA encoding:
- a CDS encoding cation:proton antiporter is translated as MLELAGIIILGILAQWVAWRFKIPAILPLIIIGLLVGPIATLYMDAKIIEPIWNGEKGLFPGDSLFYFVSLAISIILFEGGLTLKRTEILNTGPVIGKLISIAVLITFTGGGVAAHYIFGLSWKISLLFSALIIVTGPTVITPILRNIPLKKDLSSILKWEGILIDPIGALFAVLVFEFISAGAGGEFTLVALEEFGKIVLFGFTFGFSFAHALVFSIKKKLIPHYLLNVFTLATVLGVFVLSDSFAHESGLLAVVVMGMVMGNMNLPNLKELLYFKESLSVLLISILFILLSANINMEDLYLIYRWETAVLFAIIAFVIRPLGVFASSTHSGLKLNEKLFISWVGPRGIVAAGIASLFGSKLVAQGVQGAEYITPLVFMIVLGTVLLNATTARLFAKMVGVFLKKSNGIMIVGASKFSRIIASYLKDHGRSVVLVDTNASNIRVAKEQGLDAITADIYSDSISDDIEFNNIGFLLALTGNSQINDYALERFSDRFGENGAYRLVHSNEINNPNKNSDAGLFSATDDYVNMMEVARYHGKIHEITIRSQDHFKGLIEITKTDNDIIPLFVRKDNKIDIIPSMALNLEIEEGSVLAYLGKQIVEKDTGEVVMEEKPS
- a CDS encoding universal stress protein gives rise to the protein MLTDPSFKNIAIGIAFSPTLEANVSEAARLSCMLGAKLLLIHVGKGSPEKIQIIDQFIGNCNQSQLSYELVFKEGEPVDVILEAVQEYHIDLLLLGALKKEKFVKFYLGSIARKITRKATCSVLLITNPSVVRKPCKHVVVNSLKDTHTERTIGTAFYVAHSLGSNQLTIVEEIEDQKISIKIDDDQSLRKANLLKEKLKRQEESRVRGILSHIPEEQKEGMFIETQAIFGKRGYSIGHYAQIVRADLLVMNGPKKYTFLSRFFPHDLEYILKELPTDVLIVR
- a CDS encoding SulP family inorganic anion transporter: MTKKKTDIKGFFKSLPKNIFSGFVVSLIALPLGLGLAMASDAPPISGVIAAVVGGVLVSILGGSHVTISGPGNGLVGVILVAVATLGLNGTYAAIICSGILLTILGFLRMGKLADFFPSSAIQGMLAAIGLIILGKQFHIMMGNQIKLDGSVDYLLAIPSTVIGAFSYDHSGFTYAAIAGILALGIMVFYPKIRNKYFHLIPAPMWIVLISIGFSYFYELVLQQPHPVDPAYMIADIPTGAQIISDIPIPNFDLLGSFSFWGSVLAITLIASIESLLSIKAVDQLDPEKRRSNVNRDLKALGLATIGSGFLGGLNVVTVIARSSVNVNNGGSNRSSNFAHATFLVIFILLFSTQLTRIPLPALMAILVYTGYKLASPRNIAKIFRIGKEQLLIFSTTLLVTLFVGLISGILAGVLMTFVIHVIINKDLELFIKNWSKPNVLMLKEKRGDQHYYINVKHYCTFLNFYKLKEKLNAIPETEDVVVDLSLCEFVDHTVMENLSAYQDVFHKRGGHLELIGLDLHGTESGHPFALRRLIPGIPFLTDNLTKRQTTLQEIADNYSLNYEADVKEDTEVLDDFRYFRTKRIEKIYNRLFNKDASFSVFDIHYSEGEFIAKEDVRTTMLHIKFDHQIPEFTLDSEGFLERVYAIAGYNDIPIDNHSDFSKRFYLLGDEPKLVQDYFTDDLVRFFESNTYYHVESDGISLLVFKSQRTAGVKEIKQLLDFGTRLSKIVVKEEAQQA
- a CDS encoding MBL fold metallo-hydrolase, which gives rise to MKIHAIESGNFKLDGGAMFGVVPKTLWTRTNPADANNMIDMAARCLLIENGDRLTLIDTGMGNKQSEKFFGYYYMDHRFDLDSSLKEKGFSRNDITDVFLTHLHFDHCGGVIKKSSTGDFLEPAFAKAICHTNSSHWNWAAEPNDREKASFLTENIKPIEENGQLNFISQKGTYEKKNEMDFDILFVDGHTEKMMIPHIHMGEKTFVFMADLLPTVGHLPLPYVMGYDTRPLLTLGEKEKFLNEAATKGYYLILEHDPFNEIITVKHTDKGVRLDQTFTFKDLF